ACTAAGTGTCTCTTGCATACATCCAGTGTACTCGGGCATTGCTAGTATTctattagtaaaatttttgcatattaataaaattgttagaCTACTGATGACAAGTTTAATACATTGTGACAGAGGGTGTACTAAACTTGGAATGGcaacaattaaatttgtaataaatcATGTCTTGCGATATCCACACATATGGAAGTTGTAATGTAATTAGAACATTTAAGATCTTTTTAGTTGATCATTGATGGATGATGGATCAGATGACCATGTTGAAAGATTTGGAGGGAAGGCAGGAAAGCCTCCACCATACAAGATCTTGTATGAGGTTCTTGACCTGAACCTATGTCCTGTGTCTTACTTTCCAGTGGGTTGTTCATGAGCACAATGCGTGTGGAATACATAATTTCATCTTTCTTGCTAGAGTACCAGTGGGGGGGGCCTCCTTTGTGCTCAGTTGATATCTATCTTCTGTCACCTAATTGAATTGGGTAACCCCTTCTTGCCTGTTTGTTACTTGCATGTCCTGAAAGCAACTGATCTATAGATGGTCGGTTATGCCTATCTTTCTACTGcatgaaaattacaaaacatatattttttttctagtgcTGAGATCTGGATAGATGGTCGGTTTGCCTAAGATAAGCAACTGATCTATAATCTATGTTGTACTTTTTgactaattatattaataagcaGATACAGGTAGGCAGTATGGGAACCAATCTCGGCGATCGTGGCAAGTTCCTGAACATGATGGACTTCTTGGTAGTGGTTCTTTCCCAAGACCATCTGGACTTGCTGCCGGAGTTTCGGCTTCAAAGTTTCGAGCTAATGATCACTACCATCTCAATAAGAGCACCGAGCCCTATCATCCTCCGCGGCCTTATAAGGTTGGACTTATTCTTGTTTATGTTCCTCACCGTTATTTGAATGAAAGAATAGAATATGATGCCTAGAGTTGTGGATTTGGAGTCATAACATGACTTTTTCTATGCTCCAGCATGATTTTATCTacctcaaataataaataaaatgcaaaaagaTCGAAAGCCAGTTGCAATTCGTTTATATGAGCCTCCTTGATACTGAtgatgttattattattattattattattcatcaaaaaaaaaaattatcattattcTATGTAGATAGGGCATAATGACTTTTGTAATTGGCAGTTGTTGCCCATTCTTTGATTAATAAtacttgtttacttataaaaaaaaataaaaataaattatcattatttttgtaCTGTGTATTCTTCAGGCAGCACCTTATTCACGAACCCATGACTCCTTCAATGATGAAACATTTGGTTCTTCTGAGCACACAAGTGAGGACAGAGcagaagaggaaagaaagagaagaggtaatttgcacatttttgCCAGATTGACTGGCAAGGCAACCCTGAtgtgttataaaaaaaaggcaacCCTGATGTGTTAGCAACTTTAACTGCTTCTCTTGttagcaattttaaaattaatttacttGCTTTTCAGCATCCTTTGAATTAATGAGGAAGGAGCAGCAGAAAGCATTTCAAGACAAGCAGAACTTAAATCCTGACAAGCGTAAAGATGAGTTTGACATCACCACACTGCTAGAGGACTCCAAGGATGAGAAAAACCTTTTGAATAGAAGCAAGGAGTCTGATGACCCTGTGATACTAAAAGCTTCACTCAATGATCCTGAAAAATCTTTGCTTCCCCCTCAAACTCCTGCATCCAGACCACTTGTACCACCAGGTTTTAAAAGCACAGTTTTGGAAAGGAATTCTGGACCTAAGTCCATGATTCATCCTCAGACAGCAGAGGTAATGGGTTTTCATGTTCATCCGATTTATTGACAATTTAAGCTATAGTTTTACCTTCCTTGTGCTTTTATagtttattacaattttttgtaatttatgaAAAGTAGCCAGGAAAAAAGCTGAATCCTGGTTGTAAATCTTGAGTAACTCTACCTAAATTCAGTACTTTCTCAAGAGAGAAACTCTTCATCATAAAGAATAAAATGTGAATTTAAGATAACTTGAAAGTTATACTGACTATGCCTAGATAATTCTAGGGAGTAAAGAGGATTTTGCCCCTTTTCTTGTCATTCTTTACTCTTTTTTGCGCtcttctctcttgctctctctaaACCTACAATTCCATGTGCTACAAAACCTGTAAATATTTGTATTGCTGtgtaatatattgatatatgtaTCCATGAATAATTGTTTACatgtattttctaaaatattaatgaagagctttgctacttatcatccccaCACCAACagcacactttttttttttttgaaattttttgaaatttttattttggttttatttttcttaaactaattgaattcttctagagaaaaaaaaagtgtggtgtgtggggatgttgaatagaatttttcattaatgaaacatggggttttgttgttttctttgttactgagtatactccctgtgtacttgggctgcACCTacttttctattaataaagtttaattttacctataaaaaacaTGTGGttttgtagaaaatcatttattggaTTCATAAGAGCTAATAATTTTCAGACAAGTTTGCTGTATATGTTCAGCATATGCTGCTTAAGATTTTTcctgtttcaattttttatagcTAAATATATCTTGACCAAAGTTTGAATTCTCTTGCCTGCTACCTGTATAAAAAACGTTGTCTTGCTTGTCATTTGTTAACCTATGCTTGTCCTCTCATTAGTCATGCACGTGCCTGTTGCTTCTGTAGGTTGTGAATCCTGAACTTGAGAATAGCCTTTCACATTCCAAAGTTAACCTTGTATTAAATGGGACTTCTGATAATAAAGTGGAGAAACAGCTGACAGAACAAACGGGTTTCTCCGCACTGCAACTTGGAAGTACTAGTAATAAAGTTTCCATACATAACAAGAGTGACAAGAATCTGAAAGCACCATCCAGTAGCATGATGGATGTAGATAGTCAGTTGCataagattttgtatttttcagaAGCCTTTGAAGCTTCAGAAAATAGTGAAGTTAATAAGCTTAGTGGTGAGAAGGTGACAGGGAATAAAATAGTTGGTGAATCCAATCATGATCATTCAACTTCAATCCTAGATAAGCTTTTTGGTTCTGCTTTAACATCAAGTGTTGATGGGTCCTCTAGTTTCATTGAGGTAATGCTGATTTCCAGTGGACTTTTATTTGGTACATATATAAACTTTTGGCTGTATAGTACACTGTCTATTGTCTTTTAAACCTTTATTATACGATTAAATCTAATTATCGAGATATTTTGTATACAATGAATTATTCTGAATTTTGTTTCTGATGTTTTCATGATATTCTTTCTACCATAGCCACGATATTTGCTGTATGAGTGTAGCGTACTTGATTAACTGATAGTGTAATGATATCTGCTTCCTAAGAATTTTTAAGGTTCATTAACTATTTGTAGATAACCGAATGTAACCATGTCTGTCAACATTAGAAGACTATACAGAGAATACAAGCATGCTTTGCTATCATCAAAATTGGTCAAGCAACTGATAATAATTGCATTACTTACAATCAGACTTTGCTTGTATTAGGTTTTATTCAAAGTTATGATTTATTgaaaccccaaggggttggcccaagtggtgaaggccttggtcttggggtatgactcccttcaaggtccaaggttcaacacttcatgggtgcaaacaatcatttggggccacaccccTTGGAGAAAAGCCGGCGATTTAACCAATTCTGTGTatggaaacttccgagggtgcggtgctCGGGACCGGGGGTGCTcgggaccggggtttactctgcaggggtgggtaCGAAGGGACCTATCTTTGAGAGGTTCCctgacattaaaaaaaagaaaaaagggttaTGATTTATTGAAATGGGTGGAGCATCTTATGGCTCCAATTTAAGTCCCAAGTGAagtgagaataaattttattggtTGAGCTTTTGCATTAATATATGACCTGCCTGTAGATCTTTTGGCAGATCTTTACTTGTGTGATTTCTCACTGCATCTCCCAATGAATGGATGCTTTGCTAACTTTTGGTTGATGCATATTCTTCAGTTTGTTCAAAAAACATCTGTTTTCTTGTTTGTGATTACATACTCCTCTACTTGATGCATCtctcataaaattatttgtgttgCTTGTATAGCATCCTGTTAGTACAGGAGAAGAGATGGGTGATAGGATGGTAGAGGAGACAAGGAGCTCTCATGCTACTCAATCTTCCAAGTTTGCCCGTTGGTTTCTTGAAGAAGGTATGCTGACATTAATCTTCTGGTTTTAAGTTGTTGGACATGTTAccgattaaaagaaaaaagtttttggaCATGTTCAAATTTGAACTGGTTGTACATTGAGTTAAACAAGAAAGCTTTAAACTCTGATGCTTCTTTCCGTTTTACTGCAGAAAAGAAACCAATGCATGATCTCTCCAGCATGCCGAATGACTTGCTCTCATTGATTGTTGGTGGGGATAAAGGTGGATCCCAGGTTTCTGATGTGAAGAATACTGAGCACATTTTACCTAATATTCCATTTGAAAGATCTGAACCAGCAGAGGAGCATAAAACATCAAATGTAACAGCTGATATAGTTGAAAATTCTGAGCAATTTTACAAGAACAATAAACCACAGGCACTTCCAGCTGTCCTTACTTGTGAAGACCTTGAACAGTCAATGTTGTCAGAAATTAGTGAAAATGGCTCAACTTTGCAGCCGCCTGTCCACGTCTCAAGCATTCCCGATCCAAAGACCGAGCTGCCAAAAGTTAATATTGACGACCATGCTTCTCATCACCTCCTTTCATTGTTACTGAAAGACGGTGTGCCATCCTCCAACCTAGACATCCAATGGTCAGAGAAACTACAGACCAATGAGGAAACAAGTTTTGTCTCTGCAGCTCAGACAAAAGAGGTAAATGCCGAGCATTCTTCCAACTTAGGGCAGACACTGACACTTGAAACACTTTTTGGGACTGCTTTTATGAAGGAGCTGCAATCAGTTGGAGCACCAGTTTCTGTCCAAAGAGGCTCACTTAGGCCTGCAAGAGTTGATAAATCAGATCCTCATCAGTTTCCTTTTTCTGTCATGGATGATGCACTTGTTCTTACTAATGATATTGTCCCCAATAAAGCTGGTTATGAAAGCAGTCTTTTGACCTCCAAGCAAAGACTGCAAACTAAACCTGCAAATATTGAGCAGCAATGGTTAGGTTTTGATGATCCTCAAACTGAACTGGATTCATCGCAGCTTCGAACTGGATTAAACTCTAAGCTTGGTGGCTTTGATGGGCCTGTTGATATTCGGCTTCCTGAAGAGGATAGCTTGATTACAGTTAATGATGCTTTGAACCTTCGGAATTATGCATCTGTGAAGACTGCAGCTAGAGCTGAAGTGTTGTTACCTTCCCCAAACACCCAAGTTGACATTGCTGAGAAACTAGCAGCTCTAAAATCTGTCTTCAAAGATGAacgatctttcatgggaggtCAAGAAGGTCCACCTCGTTTTCGTGGTGCTTATGATGTGAGGGAGCCTGATTTTCCCTATCAGAATCTTAGTGTCCAACCATCTTCCCCACAATTTCACCCCCCTCGTGCAAATCATGTAGGGCCATTCTCCCATCCATTAGATTCTCACCCTGCTAACGTTAATCCTCAGATGAAATTTATGACACCAGAAGGAATCATCCATCATGATTCTCCGCCAAATCATCAATTTCCTGCAAATATGCTTCATCCTCATTTTCATCACCCCAgcactggattgactggttttgATCCTCCCAATCATCACCCTATGTTGCAACAGATGCATATGTCAGGCAACTTTCCTCCTCACCTGCTTCAAGGATTTCCCAGGAGTACACCAATGTCAGCTCAGCCAAGCAGGGGTGCACCTTTGCCTTCTCATGCCAATAATCAGATGACTGGCTTTATGCCTGAAGTCAATCCATTGCAACCTTTTCCTTTTGGTCACCGGCAACCCAACTTTGCTGGTCTTGGAATGCCACCACCGGGTAAAGCTCTCACCTATGTGATTTTTCTTCagtagtttatttttaatttaaatgtaaCTACCTGCTTCCCTTGCTTATTTTAATTGGCTTGCGGTAATATTCTCTACAATGGTTTCATTTGTGCTCAAATTGTGCTGATGGTTCTCTTGGCTTAGGATTGtaaaattctactttttttttttagtatgtaAAATTCTACTTCTCAATCTACAATCTGCCTCTCAGCCTAAACTTACCCTTCTATGTACCCTTTGACTTCCCATTTACTTGCcggaattttctattttggagTGAATGATAAGTTCAAATTAAGGGTAACCGTACCTTACTCAAGTGGTAACCTGAACATGAAGCCATTGATTCTCTCTACTTCATTTCTCTCGATGAGCCGAGTAATGACTGACTGTAGCAGCCT
Above is a genomic segment from Juglans microcarpa x Juglans regia isolate MS1-56 chromosome 1D, Jm3101_v1.0, whole genome shotgun sequence containing:
- the LOC121240397 gene encoding uncharacterized protein LOC121240397 isoform X2, with protein sequence MSLENEDHILDHPVETNHETQKKLKISYSREFLLSLSELEVCQKLPGGFDQSILSDFEDSFQDRQRISGGLSSHSYKRNEYGSSPPTRGDFSSYSRGVHGRWEGRASVRSDKDSDLQPDLESGRQYGNQSRRSWQVPEHDGLLGSGSFPRPSGLAAGVSASKFRANDHYHLNKSTEPYHPPRPYKAAPYSRTHDSFNDETFGSSEHTSEDRAEEERKRRASFELMRKEQQKAFQDKQNLNPDKRKDEFDITTLLEDSKDEKNLLNRSKESDDPVILKASLNDPEKSLLPPQTPASRPLVPPGFKSTVLERNSGPKSMIHPQTAEVVNPELENSLSHSKVNLVLNGTSDNKVEKQLTEQTGFSALQLGSTSNKVSIHNKSDKNLKAPSSSMMDVDSQLHKILYFSEAFEASENSEVNKLSGEKVTGNKIVGESNHDHSTSILDKLFGSALTSSVDGSSSFIEHPVSTGEEMGDRMVEETRSSHATQSSKFARWFLEEEKKPMHDLSSMPNDLLSLIVGGDKGGSQVSDVKNTEHILPNIPFERSEPAEEHKTSNVTADIVENSEQFYKNNKPQALPAVLTCEDLEQSMLSEISENGSTLQPPVHVSSIPDPKTELPKVNIDDHASHHLLSLLLKDGVPSSNLDIQWSEKLQTNEETSFVSAAQTKEVNAEHSSNLGQTLTLETLFGTAFMKELQSVGAPVSVQRGSLRPARVDKSDPHQFPFSVMDDALVLTNDIVPNKAGYESSLLTSKQRLQTKPANIEQQWLGFDDPQTELDSSQLRTGLNSKLGGFDGPVDIRLPEEDSLITVNDALNLRNYASVKTAARAEVLLPSPNTQVDIAEKLAALKSVFKDERSFMGGQEGPPRFRGAYDVREPDFPYQNLSVQPSSPQFHPPRANHVGPFSHPLDSHPANVNPQMKFMTPEGIIHHDSPPNHQFPANMLHPHFHHPSTGLTGFDPPNHHPMLQQMHMSGNFPPHLLQGFPRSTPMSAQPSRGAPLPSHANNQMTGFMPEVNPLQPFPFGHRQPNFAGLGMPPPAPEIGGGSNNPEAIQRLLELELRSNSKKIQPFATGGHGQGMYGHEVDMGFRYR
- the LOC121240397 gene encoding uncharacterized protein LOC121240397 isoform X1, coding for MSLENEDHILDHPVETNHETQKKLKISYSREFLLSLSELEVCQKLPGGFDQSILSDFEDSFQDRQRISGGLSSHSYKRNEYGSSPPTRGDFSSYSRGVHGRWEGRASVRSDKDSDLQPDLESDTGRQYGNQSRRSWQVPEHDGLLGSGSFPRPSGLAAGVSASKFRANDHYHLNKSTEPYHPPRPYKAAPYSRTHDSFNDETFGSSEHTSEDRAEEERKRRASFELMRKEQQKAFQDKQNLNPDKRKDEFDITTLLEDSKDEKNLLNRSKESDDPVILKASLNDPEKSLLPPQTPASRPLVPPGFKSTVLERNSGPKSMIHPQTAEVVNPELENSLSHSKVNLVLNGTSDNKVEKQLTEQTGFSALQLGSTSNKVSIHNKSDKNLKAPSSSMMDVDSQLHKILYFSEAFEASENSEVNKLSGEKVTGNKIVGESNHDHSTSILDKLFGSALTSSVDGSSSFIEHPVSTGEEMGDRMVEETRSSHATQSSKFARWFLEEEKKPMHDLSSMPNDLLSLIVGGDKGGSQVSDVKNTEHILPNIPFERSEPAEEHKTSNVTADIVENSEQFYKNNKPQALPAVLTCEDLEQSMLSEISENGSTLQPPVHVSSIPDPKTELPKVNIDDHASHHLLSLLLKDGVPSSNLDIQWSEKLQTNEETSFVSAAQTKEVNAEHSSNLGQTLTLETLFGTAFMKELQSVGAPVSVQRGSLRPARVDKSDPHQFPFSVMDDALVLTNDIVPNKAGYESSLLTSKQRLQTKPANIEQQWLGFDDPQTELDSSQLRTGLNSKLGGFDGPVDIRLPEEDSLITVNDALNLRNYASVKTAARAEVLLPSPNTQVDIAEKLAALKSVFKDERSFMGGQEGPPRFRGAYDVREPDFPYQNLSVQPSSPQFHPPRANHVGPFSHPLDSHPANVNPQMKFMTPEGIIHHDSPPNHQFPANMLHPHFHHPSTGLTGFDPPNHHPMLQQMHMSGNFPPHLLQGFPRSTPMSAQPSRGAPLPSHANNQMTGFMPEVNPLQPFPFGHRQPNFAGLGMPPPAPEIGGGSNNPEAIQRLLELELRSNSKKIQPFATGGHGQGMYGHEVDMGFRYR
- the LOC121240397 gene encoding uncharacterized protein LOC121240397 isoform X3, with product MSLENEDHILDHPVETNHETQKKLKISYSREFLLSLSELEVCQKLPGGFDQSILSDFEDSFQDRQRISGGLSSHSYKRNEYGSSPPTRGDFSSYSRGVHGRWEGRASVRSDKDSDLQPDLESDTGRQYGNQSRRSWQVPEHDGLLGSGSFPRPSGLAAGVSASKFRANDHYHLNKSTEPYHPPRPYKAAPYSRTHDSFNDETFGSSEHTSEDRAEEERKRRASFELMRKEQQKAFQDKQNLNPDKRKDEFDITTLLEDSKDEKNLLNRSKESDDPVILKASLNDPEKSLLPPQTPASRPLVPPGFKSTVLERNSGPKSMIHPQTAEHPVSTGEEMGDRMVEETRSSHATQSSKFARWFLEEEKKPMHDLSSMPNDLLSLIVGGDKGGSQVSDVKNTEHILPNIPFERSEPAEEHKTSNVTADIVENSEQFYKNNKPQALPAVLTCEDLEQSMLSEISENGSTLQPPVHVSSIPDPKTELPKVNIDDHASHHLLSLLLKDGVPSSNLDIQWSEKLQTNEETSFVSAAQTKEVNAEHSSNLGQTLTLETLFGTAFMKELQSVGAPVSVQRGSLRPARVDKSDPHQFPFSVMDDALVLTNDIVPNKAGYESSLLTSKQRLQTKPANIEQQWLGFDDPQTELDSSQLRTGLNSKLGGFDGPVDIRLPEEDSLITVNDALNLRNYASVKTAARAEVLLPSPNTQVDIAEKLAALKSVFKDERSFMGGQEGPPRFRGAYDVREPDFPYQNLSVQPSSPQFHPPRANHVGPFSHPLDSHPANVNPQMKFMTPEGIIHHDSPPNHQFPANMLHPHFHHPSTGLTGFDPPNHHPMLQQMHMSGNFPPHLLQGFPRSTPMSAQPSRGAPLPSHANNQMTGFMPEVNPLQPFPFGHRQPNFAGLGMPPPAPEIGGGSNNPEAIQRLLELELRSNSKKIQPFATGGHGQGMYGHEVDMGFRYR